A single Pseudomonas sp. HN11 DNA region contains:
- the lysM gene encoding peptidoglycan-binding protein LysM — protein sequence MSIFSFIKEAGEKIVDLLTPGNANASEQLKEHVSKVGLGNPNVQTTVDGDKVTVTGEVATQEEKEKILLALGNIAGVASVDDQITVSGPAVAAARFVVVKKGDTLSAISLAVYGNANQYNKIFEANKPLLAHPDKIYPGQTLRIPE from the coding sequence ATGAGCATTTTCAGCTTTATCAAGGAAGCCGGCGAAAAGATTGTCGACCTGTTGACGCCGGGTAATGCAAACGCCAGTGAGCAGTTGAAGGAGCACGTTTCAAAGGTGGGGCTGGGTAATCCGAATGTGCAGACCACGGTAGATGGCGACAAGGTGACAGTGACCGGTGAAGTCGCCACCCAGGAAGAGAAAGAGAAGATTCTGCTGGCGCTGGGCAATATTGCCGGCGTAGCCAGCGTGGATGACCAGATTACCGTCTCCGGCCCGGCAGTGGCTGCCGCCCGCTTCGTCGTGGTGAAAAAGGGCGACACCCTGAGCGCAATTTCCCTGGCGGTGTATGGCAACGCCAATCAGTACAACAAGATCTTCGAGGCCAACAAGCCGTTGTTGGCGCATCCGGACAAGATTTACCCAGGGCAGACACTGCGTATTCCTGAATAA
- the yrfG gene encoding GMP/IMP nucleotidase, protein MPSLPWHAIDTVLLDMDGTLLDLHFDNHFWMEHLPQRYAELHGVSRAMAEMELQPLFERNAGQLQWYCLDFWSAELKIPVRELKLETAHLIALRPDADTFLAAIKQAGKRVILITNAHRDSLSLKLERIELAPYFERLISSHDYGFAKENPQFWDALQADIHFDPARSLFIDDTLPILRSAQAFGIGHLLAVKEPDSQKGPKDTAEFAAVDNYRDLIAGL, encoded by the coding sequence ATGCCCTCTTTGCCCTGGCACGCCATCGACACTGTCCTGCTGGACATGGACGGCACCTTGCTCGACCTGCATTTCGACAACCACTTCTGGATGGAACACCTGCCCCAGCGCTACGCCGAGCTGCACGGAGTGAGCCGCGCCATGGCCGAGATGGAGTTGCAGCCGCTGTTCGAGCGTAATGCTGGGCAGTTGCAATGGTATTGCCTGGATTTCTGGAGCGCGGAACTGAAGATCCCGGTACGCGAACTCAAGCTGGAAACCGCCCACCTGATCGCTCTGCGCCCGGATGCGGACACCTTCCTGGCGGCGATCAAACAGGCTGGCAAGCGTGTGATCCTGATCACTAACGCTCACCGCGATTCACTTTCTTTGAAATTGGAACGCATTGAACTGGCGCCGTATTTCGAACGGTTGATCAGTTCCCATGACTACGGTTTCGCCAAGGAGAACCCGCAGTTCTGGGACGCCTTGCAAGCCGACATTCACTTCGACCCGGCCCGCAGCTTGTTTATCGACGACACCTTGCCGATCCTGCGTAGCGCCCAGGCATTTGGGATCGGGCATTTGCTGGCGGTGAAGGAACCGGACAGCCAGAAGGGGCCAAAGGACACGGCGGAGTTTGCCGCCGTCGACAACTACCGCGACCTCATTGCCGGACTCTAA
- the nudE gene encoding ADP compounds hydrolase NudE, which produces MRQKPTVLAREIVASSRLFRVEEVQLRFSNGVERTYERLVGRGAGYGAVMIVAMIDAEHALLVEEYCGGTDEYELSLPKGLIEPGEDVLAAANRELKEEAGYGARQLEHLTELSLSPGYMNQKIQVVLATDLYEERLEGDEPEPMRVDRVNLRELSMLAQNEQFSEGRALAALYLVRDLLTQRGAFTA; this is translated from the coding sequence ATGCGCCAGAAACCCACCGTCCTCGCCCGCGAAATAGTCGCCAGTAGCCGTTTGTTCCGCGTGGAGGAAGTGCAATTGCGCTTTTCCAATGGCGTTGAACGAACCTATGAGCGCCTGGTGGGCCGCGGTGCCGGCTACGGTGCGGTGATGATCGTGGCGATGATCGACGCGGAGCATGCGTTGCTGGTGGAAGAATACTGCGGCGGTACTGATGAGTATGAATTGTCCTTGCCCAAAGGGTTGATCGAGCCCGGCGAGGACGTATTGGCGGCAGCAAACCGCGAACTCAAGGAGGAGGCCGGCTATGGCGCACGGCAGTTGGAACACCTCACAGAACTTTCGTTGTCTCCCGGCTACATGAACCAGAAAATCCAGGTGGTACTGGCCACCGACCTCTATGAAGAACGCCTGGAAGGCGATGAACCTGAGCCGATGCGTGTGGACCGGGTGAACCTGCGTGAGTTGTCGATGCTTGCGCAAAACGAGCAATTCAGCGAAGGCCGCGCCTTGGCCGCGTTGTACCTGGTACGAGACCTGCTGACCCAGCGTGGAGCGTTTACCGCATGA
- the cysQ gene encoding 3'(2'),5'-bisphosphate nucleotidase CysQ gives MSELFLGHPFIAPVIELARQAGEVILPHWRADVAVTTKADDSPVTAADLAAHHLILSGLTALDPSIPVLSEEDADIDQSVRAGWQRWWLVDPLDGTKEFISGSEEFTVNIALIEQGRVVFGVVSMPTSGRCYFGGAGLGAWRSDVNEAPKQIQVREAPAAGESFIVVASRRHSSPEQERLLDGLSEGLGALKLANIGSSLKFCLLAEGSADCYPRLAPTSQWDTAAAQGVLEGAGGEVLELSGEPFSYPARASLLNPFFLALPAKAAWRERLLTLARS, from the coding sequence ATGAGCGAACTGTTTTTAGGCCACCCGTTTATTGCCCCTGTGATCGAACTGGCGCGTCAGGCCGGTGAAGTGATATTGCCGCACTGGCGCGCCGATGTGGCCGTGACCACCAAGGCCGATGATTCGCCGGTGACAGCCGCGGACTTGGCTGCGCATCACCTGATCCTGTCAGGCCTGACGGCATTGGACCCAAGCATCCCGGTGCTGTCCGAGGAAGATGCCGATATCGACCAGAGCGTGCGCGCCGGTTGGCAGCGCTGGTGGCTGGTGGACCCGTTGGACGGCACCAAGGAATTTATTTCCGGCAGCGAAGAGTTCACCGTGAACATTGCCCTGATCGAACAGGGGCGCGTGGTGTTTGGGGTGGTGTCGATGCCTACCAGTGGCCGTTGCTACTTCGGTGGCGCGGGCTTGGGCGCCTGGCGCTCGGATGTGAATGAAGCACCCAAGCAGATCCAGGTGCGTGAAGCTCCGGCTGCGGGCGAGTCGTTTATCGTGGTCGCCAGCCGTCGGCATTCCAGCCCGGAGCAGGAGCGTTTGCTGGATGGCCTGAGTGAAGGCCTGGGCGCGTTGAAGCTGGCGAATATCGGCAGCTCGTTGAAGTTCTGCCTGTTGGCCGAGGGCAGCGCCGATTGCTACCCGCGTCTGGCGCCGACGTCGCAGTGGGACACCGCTGCAGCCCAGGGTGTACTGGAAGGCGCGGGAGGCGAGGTGTTGGAGTTGAGCGGTGAGCCGTTCAGCTACCCGGCGCGGGCATCGTTGTTGAACCCGTTCTTTTTGGCTTTGCCGGCCAAGGCTGCGTGGCGTGAGCGCTTGCTGACCCTGGCCAGATCCTAA
- a CDS encoding YiiD C-terminal domain-containing protein, with product MSRDSRYLESILHHDIPLTREMGLKVLDWQHGQLQLHLPLQANINHKSTMFGGSLYCGAVLAGWGWLHLQLREEGIEDGHIVIQEGQISYPLPVTRDATAICATPEEKVWKRFVATYKRYGRARLTLETWIVNKESEERAVAFTGQYVLHR from the coding sequence ATGAGCCGCGACAGCCGTTACCTGGAATCCATTCTTCACCACGACATCCCCCTCACCCGGGAAATGGGCCTCAAGGTGCTCGATTGGCAACACGGGCAATTACAGTTGCACCTGCCCTTGCAAGCCAACATCAACCACAAGAGCACCATGTTCGGTGGCAGCCTGTATTGCGGCGCGGTGCTGGCGGGCTGGGGGTGGCTGCATTTGCAGTTGCGTGAAGAAGGGATTGAAGACGGGCATATCGTGATTCAGGAGGGGCAGATCAGTTATCCGCTGCCCGTCACGCGGGATGCGACCGCTATTTGCGCGACGCCGGAGGAAAAGGTGTGGAAGCGATTTGTAGCGACGTACAAGCGCTATGGCCGAGCGCGCTTGACGTTGGAAACTTGGATTGTGAATAAAGAAAGTGAGGAGCGAGCGGTAGCCTTCACCGGCCAGTACGTATTGCACCGCTGA
- a CDS encoding sigma-54-dependent transcriptional regulator — translation MSIDNQIQVVLIDDDPHLRQALCQTLDLAGLKVLALGEAAGLTARLPRDWPGVVVSDIRMPGMDGLELLAELHGQDPDLPVLLITGHGDVPLAVQAMRAGAYDFLEKPFASDALLDSVRRALALRRLVLDNRSLRLALSDRQQLSTRLVGHSPQMLRLREQIGALAATKADVLILGETGAGKEVVARALHDLSSRRSGPFVAINAGALAESVVESELFGHEPGAFTGAQKRRIGKFEFANGGTLFLDEIESMSLDVQVKLLRLLQERVVERLGGNQLIPLDIRIIAATKEDLRQSADQGRFRADLYYRLNVAPLRIPPLRERGEDALMLFQHFADEASSRHGLPLHELQPGQRALLLRHSWPGNVRELQNAAERFALGLELALDATEDNPAAGVLKSTSGGLSEQVEQFEKSLIAAELTRPHGSMRSLAEALGVPRKTLHDKLRKHGLNFANQSGDDE, via the coding sequence ATGAGTATCGATAACCAGATTCAGGTGGTGTTGATCGACGACGATCCACACCTGCGTCAGGCCCTGTGCCAGACCCTGGACCTGGCCGGGCTGAAAGTCCTGGCACTGGGCGAAGCCGCCGGCCTCACGGCGCGACTGCCCCGCGATTGGCCGGGCGTGGTGGTCAGTGACATTCGCATGCCTGGCATGGACGGCCTGGAGCTGCTCGCCGAGCTGCACGGTCAGGATCCGGACCTGCCCGTGCTGCTGATCACCGGCCACGGCGATGTGCCACTGGCGGTGCAGGCGATGCGCGCCGGTGCCTATGATTTCCTGGAAAAACCCTTCGCCAGCGACGCCCTGCTCGACAGCGTGCGCCGTGCCCTGGCCCTGCGCCGCCTGGTGCTGGACAACCGCAGCCTGCGCCTGGCACTGAGTGACCGCCAGCAATTGAGTACGCGCCTGGTGGGGCACTCGCCACAGATGCTGCGGCTGCGCGAGCAGATCGGCGCGTTGGCGGCGACCAAAGCCGATGTGCTGATCCTCGGCGAAACCGGCGCCGGTAAAGAGGTGGTCGCACGGGCACTGCACGATCTTTCCAGCCGTCGTAGCGGTCCGTTTGTAGCAATCAACGCAGGCGCCTTGGCCGAGTCGGTGGTAGAAAGTGAACTGTTCGGCCATGAGCCCGGCGCCTTTACCGGCGCGCAAAAACGCCGTATCGGCAAGTTCGAGTTTGCCAACGGCGGCACCTTGTTTCTCGATGAAATCGAAAGCATGAGCCTGGATGTGCAGGTCAAATTATTGCGCCTGTTGCAGGAGCGGGTGGTCGAGCGCCTGGGCGGCAATCAACTGATCCCGCTGGATATCCGAATCATCGCTGCCACCAAGGAAGACCTGCGCCAATCCGCCGACCAGGGTCGCTTCCGTGCCGACTTGTATTACCGCCTCAACGTCGCGCCGCTGCGCATTCCACCCCTGCGCGAGCGCGGTGAAGATGCTTTGATGCTGTTCCAGCACTTCGCCGATGAGGCCAGTAGCCGCCACGGTTTGCCGCTGCATGAATTGCAACCGGGCCAGCGCGCACTGCTGCTGCGCCACAGCTGGCCGGGCAATGTGCGCGAATTGCAAAATGCCGCCGAACGCTTTGCCTTGGGCCTGGAGCTGGCGCTGGATGCCACGGAGGATAATCCGGCCGCCGGTGTGCTGAAGTCCACTTCGGGCGGCCTGAGCGAACAGGTCGAGCAGTTCGAAAAAAGCCTGATCGCCGCCGAGCTGACCCGCCCCCACGGCTCGATGCGCAGCCTCGCCGAAGCGTTGGGCGTACCGCGCAAGACCCTGCACGACAAACTGCGCAAACATGGCCTGAACTTCGCCAACCAAAGTGGCGATGACGAATGA
- a CDS encoding sensor histidine kinase translates to MTPPLPRRPRWRSLALLALCLAPLLWPLEHLAERYYRSELAGQNRQTLDLYVANLLGTLHRYEVLPQILGDLPALRIALDAPQVSTNLVNANLLLKDVAAQAGVEVMYLMDTTGKTLAASNWDKQDSFVGRNFSFRPYFSEAMAGRLGRFFGLGTTSAKRGYFFAAAVRDGDTIIGVLVVKVDLDHTESLWGNTPEQLLVTDHNGVVILTSRPQWRFRATRPLTAEERRAIIAIQPYPTRDPQPLSLSNTAWLRQSTAIAETGWNVEILAPQSLINRPVRTVVAVGGATLLVLMLLLGLMMQRRRHYLERIAFEAKARRELEARVVERTSDLEGLNRRLKQEVLEREHAQQELVRAQDDLVQAGKLSALGTMSASISHELNQPLAAIRSYAENAEILLDHERTTDARGNLKLISELTGRMASIIAHLRAFARRDRHAPESVALQPALDDSLALLAKRRRSMEVELVRDLPEATLWVQAGETRLRQVLGNLLANALDALTEKGPPRKLWLSAETTEQGVNLYIRDNGPGFCMEALGRASEPFYTTKTRTQGLGLGLAICDTLMRAFGGELLFANHKEGGALLTLKLRAGAPGVSLQPSEDRSV, encoded by the coding sequence ATGACTCCACCCCTCCCGCGAAGACCCCGCTGGCGCAGCCTCGCTTTGTTGGCATTGTGCCTGGCCCCGCTGCTGTGGCCGCTGGAGCACTTGGCCGAGCGTTATTACCGCAGCGAGCTGGCCGGGCAGAACCGCCAGACCCTCGACCTGTACGTGGCCAACCTGCTGGGCACGCTGCACCGCTATGAAGTGCTGCCACAAATCCTTGGCGACCTGCCGGCCCTGCGTATTGCATTGGACGCGCCTCAGGTCAGTACCAACCTGGTCAACGCCAACCTGCTGCTCAAGGACGTCGCGGCCCAGGCCGGGGTGGAGGTGATGTACCTGATGGACACCACCGGCAAGACCCTGGCGGCGTCGAACTGGGATAAACAAGACAGCTTTGTCGGACGCAACTTCTCGTTCCGACCGTATTTCAGCGAAGCCATGGCCGGGCGCCTGGGGCGTTTTTTCGGCCTGGGCACTACCTCGGCCAAGCGCGGTTACTTCTTTGCCGCCGCCGTGCGCGATGGCGATACGATCATCGGCGTGCTGGTGGTCAAGGTCGACCTGGACCACACCGAAAGCCTGTGGGGCAACACCCCGGAACAACTGCTGGTCACGGACCATAACGGCGTGGTGATCCTGACGTCGCGTCCGCAATGGCGATTCCGCGCCACCCGGCCGCTGACTGCTGAAGAGCGCCGGGCCATCATCGCCATCCAACCCTACCCGACCCGCGATCCGCAGCCGCTGAGCCTGAGCAACACCGCCTGGCTGCGCCAATCCACAGCCATCGCCGAGACCGGCTGGAACGTAGAGATTCTCGCGCCGCAATCGCTGATCAACCGACCGGTGCGCACCGTGGTTGCCGTGGGCGGCGCCACGCTCTTGGTATTGATGCTGTTGCTGGGGTTGATGATGCAACGTCGCCGCCATTACCTGGAGCGCATCGCCTTTGAAGCCAAGGCCCGTCGCGAACTGGAAGCACGGGTGGTCGAGCGCACCAGTGACCTGGAAGGCCTCAACCGTCGGCTGAAACAAGAAGTGCTGGAGCGCGAACACGCCCAGCAGGAACTGGTGCGTGCCCAGGATGACCTGGTGCAGGCGGGCAAATTGTCGGCACTGGGCACCATGTCGGCGAGCATCAGCCATGAACTCAACCAACCGCTGGCGGCGATTCGCAGCTACGCGGAAAACGCCGAAATCCTGCTCGACCATGAGCGCACCACGGATGCCCGGGGCAACCTCAAGCTGATCAGCGAACTGACCGGGCGCATGGCGTCGATCATTGCCCACTTGCGCGCCTTCGCCCGTCGCGACCGCCATGCGCCCGAGAGCGTGGCCCTGCAACCGGCGCTGGACGATTCGCTGGCATTGCTGGCCAAGCGGCGACGCTCGATGGAGGTGGAGTTGGTCCGCGATTTGCCGGAAGCGACCCTGTGGGTCCAGGCTGGCGAAACGCGCTTGCGCCAGGTACTCGGCAACTTGCTGGCCAACGCCCTCGACGCGCTCACTGAAAAAGGCCCGCCGCGCAAACTGTGGTTGAGTGCCGAAACCACTGAACAGGGCGTCAACCTGTACATTCGCGACAACGGTCCGGGTTTTTGCATGGAAGCCCTGGGTCGCGCCAGCGAGCCGTTCTACACCACCAAGACGCGCACGCAAGGCCTGGGGTTGGGTCTGGCGATTTGTGACACCCTGATGCGTGCCTTCGGCGGCGAACTGCTGTTTGCCAACCACAAGGAAGGCGGCGCGCTGTTAACCTTGAAATTGCGTGCCGGTGCGCCGGGCGTCAGTCTGCAACCGTCCGAGGACCGCAGTGTATGA
- the rfbD gene encoding dTDP-4-dehydrorhamnose reductase, producing the protein MKILITGQQGQVSRELQGRLQGLGELIVLGRDQLDLVNTDQIREQIRAHRPDLIINAAAHTAVDQAESEREVAFAINAIAPGVLAEEAKALGVPLIHYSTDYVFDGSKPAPYTEADTPNPLGVYGQSKLAGEQAIAAVGGQYLILRTSWVYSNHGKNFLLTLQRLLQEKPQMRIVADQIGAPTWAGSIANSTRALIERWQAGKAGEWGIYHLTAQGETSWFGFAEAIGAHVRHQGRACAELEPIPSSAYPTPAKRPLNSRLDCSRLQQQWHVSQPLWQNALRECLAQQH; encoded by the coding sequence ATGAAGATCTTGATCACCGGCCAACAGGGCCAAGTCTCCCGCGAACTGCAAGGTCGGCTCCAGGGCCTGGGCGAACTCATCGTCCTGGGTCGTGACCAGCTCGACCTGGTCAACACCGACCAGATCCGCGAGCAAATCCGCGCCCATCGCCCCGACCTGATCATTAATGCCGCCGCCCACACTGCGGTCGATCAAGCCGAAAGCGAACGGGAGGTGGCGTTCGCGATCAACGCCATCGCCCCCGGGGTTCTTGCCGAGGAAGCCAAGGCCTTGGGCGTCCCGCTGATCCACTATTCCACCGACTATGTATTCGACGGCAGCAAACCGGCGCCCTACACCGAGGCTGACACGCCGAACCCGTTGGGCGTCTACGGGCAGAGCAAACTGGCCGGCGAGCAAGCGATAGCCGCCGTTGGCGGCCAATACCTGATTCTGCGCACCAGCTGGGTCTACTCCAACCATGGCAAGAACTTCCTGCTGACCCTGCAGCGCTTGCTGCAGGAGAAGCCGCAGATGCGCATCGTCGCTGACCAGATCGGCGCGCCGACCTGGGCCGGCAGCATTGCCAACAGCACGCGTGCGTTGATCGAGCGCTGGCAAGCAGGCAAAGCAGGGGAATGGGGCATTTATCACCTGACCGCGCAAGGCGAAACCTCCTGGTTCGGTTTTGCCGAGGCCATTGGCGCGCACGTGCGTCATCAAGGCAGAGCCTGCGCCGAACTTGAGCCGATCCCTTCCAGCGCTTACCCGACGCCCGCCAAGCGTCCGCTGAACTCTCGCCTCGACTGCAGCCGCCTGCAGCAGCAATGGCACGTCAGCCAGCCACTCTGGCAAAACGCATTGCGCGAGTGTCTTGCACAGCAGCACTAG
- the rfbC gene encoding dTDP-4-dehydrorhamnose 3,5-epimerase, with the protein MNVIETSLPGVLIIEPKVFGDERGFFYESFNARAFEEAAGLKRQFVQDNHSRSQKGVLRGLHYQLEHTQGKLVRVTAGEVLDVAVDIRRSSPNFGQWVGVRLSAQNHRQLWVPEGFAHGFVVLSEHAEFLYKTTDYYQPSAERSILWNDPTLAIDWELTEAPRLSAKDQAGKPLLEADLFP; encoded by the coding sequence GTGAACGTCATCGAAACCTCACTGCCCGGTGTGCTGATCATCGAACCCAAGGTGTTCGGCGATGAGCGCGGCTTCTTCTACGAAAGCTTCAACGCACGGGCCTTTGAAGAAGCCGCCGGGCTCAAGCGCCAGTTTGTCCAGGACAACCACTCACGTTCGCAAAAAGGCGTGCTGCGAGGTCTTCATTACCAACTCGAACACACCCAGGGCAAGCTGGTGCGCGTCACCGCCGGTGAAGTGCTGGATGTGGCTGTCGATATCCGCCGAAGCTCGCCGAATTTTGGCCAGTGGGTGGGGGTACGTTTGTCTGCCCAGAACCATCGGCAACTATGGGTACCGGAAGGTTTCGCCCATGGATTCGTGGTACTGAGCGAACACGCCGAGTTCCTGTACAAGACCACTGACTACTATCAGCCCAGTGCCGAACGCAGCATCCTGTGGAATGACCCTACCCTGGCCATCGACTGGGAGCTGACCGAGGCACCACGCTTGTCCGCCAAAGACCAGGCCGGCAAACCCTTGCTGGAGGCCGACTTGTTCCCATGA
- the rfbA gene encoding glucose-1-phosphate thymidylyltransferase RfbA, whose translation MMKGIVLAGGSGTRLHPITLGVSKQLLPVFDKPMIYYPISVLMLAGIKEILVISTPADLPQYRNLLGDGSQFGVTFSYAEQPTPDGLAQAFLIGEKFIGKDPVCLILGDNIFHGQSFSAQLHAAVKRDKGATVFGYWVKDPERFGVIDFDSEGRALSIEEKPAVPKSSYAVTGLYFYDNDVISIAKAVKPSARGELEITDVNNAYLHRGDLQVERFGRGFAWLDTGTHDSLLDASQYVQTIERRQGLKVACLEEIAYGNGWIDRDHLLERARYFGKTGYGQYLYSLAGDNQ comes from the coding sequence ATGATGAAAGGAATCGTATTGGCCGGCGGCTCCGGCACTCGTCTTCACCCCATCACCCTGGGTGTGTCCAAGCAACTGCTACCGGTCTTTGACAAGCCGATGATCTACTACCCGATCTCGGTGCTGATGCTGGCGGGTATCAAGGAAATCCTGGTGATCTCCACCCCGGCGGACCTGCCGCAATACCGCAACCTACTGGGCGACGGCAGTCAGTTCGGCGTAACGTTCAGTTACGCAGAGCAGCCCACGCCAGATGGACTGGCGCAAGCCTTCCTGATTGGCGAGAAGTTCATTGGCAAAGACCCGGTATGCCTGATCCTTGGCGATAACATCTTCCACGGTCAAAGCTTCAGCGCGCAGCTGCATGCAGCGGTTAAACGCGACAAGGGCGCCACAGTGTTTGGCTACTGGGTAAAAGATCCGGAACGTTTTGGCGTGATCGACTTCGACAGCGAAGGCCGTGCCTTGTCTATCGAAGAAAAACCAGCGGTGCCTAAATCAAGCTATGCCGTGACCGGTCTGTATTTCTATGACAACGACGTGATCAGCATCGCCAAGGCGGTCAAACCCTCTGCCCGTGGGGAGCTGGAGATCACCGATGTCAACAACGCCTACCTGCATCGAGGCGACTTGCAGGTGGAACGCTTTGGCCGAGGCTTCGCCTGGCTGGATACCGGCACCCACGACAGCTTGCTGGACGCCTCGCAATACGTGCAGACCATCGAACGGCGCCAGGGCCTGAAAGTGGCATGTCTTGAAGAAATCGCCTACGGCAATGGCTGGATCGACCGCGACCACCTGCTGGAACGTGCCAGGTACTTCGGCAAGACCGGTTATGGCCAATACCTCTACTCACTGGCTGGAGACAACCAGTGA